One window from the genome of Alkalihalobacillus sp. LMS6 encodes:
- the accA gene encoding acetyl-CoA carboxylase carboxyl transferase subunit alpha produces the protein MTTEKEFEKPVIELRNKIDELRKFAKEKELDLSSEIHKMETRLRELEETVYTNIQPWERVQIARDHERPTSLDYIELMFSNFLELHGDRLFGDDKAIVAGIATFDDQPVTVIGHQRGKDTKENIMRYFGSPHPEGYRKALRLMKQAEKFNRPIVCFIDTKGAYPGKSAEERGQSEAIARNLLMMAGLKVPTISIVIGEGGSGGALALGVADRIYMLENSTYSVISPEGAAALLWKDSTQAKRAAETMKITAPDLYELGVIDSIIEEPKGGAQRDVHEQAASMKQILRDALADLKAKSVESLLDERYEKYKKMGQISDKRIKAESK, from the coding sequence ATGACGACGGAAAAAGAGTTTGAAAAACCAGTGATTGAGCTTCGAAATAAAATCGACGAGCTACGGAAATTTGCAAAAGAAAAGGAACTGGATTTAAGTTCTGAAATTCATAAAATGGAGACTCGTTTACGCGAATTAGAAGAAACGGTTTATACGAATATTCAGCCGTGGGAACGGGTTCAAATTGCTCGAGATCATGAGCGTCCAACGAGCCTTGACTATATTGAGTTAATGTTTTCCAATTTCTTAGAACTCCACGGTGATCGTTTATTCGGTGATGATAAAGCAATTGTCGCAGGAATTGCTACATTTGATGACCAGCCAGTAACCGTTATTGGCCATCAACGAGGAAAAGATACAAAAGAGAACATTATGCGTTACTTTGGATCGCCACACCCTGAAGGCTATCGGAAAGCGTTGCGCTTAATGAAGCAAGCAGAAAAGTTTAATCGACCTATCGTTTGTTTTATTGATACAAAAGGGGCGTATCCTGGCAAATCAGCCGAGGAAAGAGGGCAAAGTGAAGCGATTGCACGAAACCTTCTTATGATGGCAGGATTGAAAGTTCCAACGATTAGTATCGTCATTGGAGAGGGTGGAAGTGGTGGTGCACTAGCACTTGGTGTTGCCGACCGCATTTATATGCTAGAAAACTCAACGTACTCTGTTATCTCGCCAGAAGGTGCAGCGGCATTGCTTTGGAAAGATTCTACACAAGCGAAAAGAGCAGCTGAAACGATGAAAATTACAGCGCCTGATTTATATGAGCTGGGTGTCATTGACTCAATCATTGAGGAACCAAAAGGTGGAGCACAACGAGATGTACATGAACAAGCGGCTAGTATGAAACAAATTTTGCGCGATGCATTAGCGGATTTGAAAGCAAAATCTGTAGAATCTCTATTAGATGAGCGGTATGAAAAATACAAGAAAATGGGCCAAATTTCCGATAAACGAATCAAAGCAGAATCAAAATGA
- a CDS encoding FadR/GntR family transcriptional regulator, with translation MATDKRYIEIIRALSEIIQHDDLKSGDKLPSERELSDRLQVGRSSIREALRGLELLDIIETKRGEGTFMKATSSYRLVDLLLSFILKDDQARKDLSETRRIVELEALKLAIYRISPEEIQQLDEFITHSKLKWSHGDFPVEADYQFHETIVRACGNVLLYNIWKSLVAFNKEAIKESLERKGRPPESIKEHELVVEAIKHREVEEALEAMSHHLKNSRF, from the coding sequence ATGGCTACCGATAAGCGCTACATCGAAATTATTCGTGCCCTTAGCGAGATTATTCAGCATGACGACTTAAAAAGTGGCGATAAGCTACCATCGGAAAGAGAATTAAGCGACCGACTTCAAGTCGGTCGCTCCTCCATTCGTGAGGCGCTGCGTGGTCTTGAACTTCTAGATATTATTGAGACTAAAAGAGGCGAAGGGACTTTCATGAAGGCAACTTCAAGCTATCGATTAGTGGATTTGCTGTTATCTTTTATTTTAAAAGACGACCAAGCAAGGAAGGATTTAAGTGAGACAAGGCGAATTGTAGAGTTAGAAGCGTTAAAATTAGCAATTTATCGCATTTCACCGGAAGAAATTCAACAACTAGATGAATTCATTACGCACTCAAAATTAAAATGGAGTCATGGCGATTTTCCAGTAGAAGCAGATTATCAATTCCACGAAACCATTGTACGAGCATGTGGAAATGTCTTGCTCTACAACATATGGAAATCGCTTGTGGCGTTTAATAAAGAAGCGATTAAAGAATCTTTAGAACGCAAAGGAAGACCGCCTGAGTCCATTAAAGAGCACGAGCTAGTCGTGGAAGCCATTAAGCATCGAGAAGTAGAAGAGGCGTTAGAAGCGATGAGTCATCACTTGAAAAACAGCCGTTTTTAA
- the accD gene encoding acetyl-CoA carboxylase, carboxyltransferase subunit beta, translating to MLKDMFSKKKKRYATIPSERAKQEVPEGLMTKCPSCRTIMYTKDLKKNLSVCRTCGHHHRMGAWERIESLIDEGTFKEMDADVVGGNPLGFPDYEGKLEKDREKTGLKEACVSGEGEMSGYSVVLAVMDPDFRMASMGAAVGEKLARAAERALETKYPLIIVAASGGARMQEGMISLMQMAKTSAALERLDRNGGLFISVMTHPTTGGVSASFASLGDYNFAEPKALVGFAGRRIIEQTIREELPEDFQTAEFLLEHGQLDRVIPRLEMKETLTTVLAIHQ from the coding sequence ATGTTAAAAGATATGTTTTCAAAGAAAAAAAAGCGATATGCAACCATTCCATCTGAGCGAGCAAAGCAAGAAGTGCCAGAAGGATTAATGACAAAATGTCCATCATGTCGGACGATTATGTACACGAAAGACTTAAAAAAGAATTTAAGTGTATGCCGTACATGCGGACACCATCATAGAATGGGCGCGTGGGAGCGCATTGAATCGTTAATAGACGAAGGCACGTTTAAAGAAATGGATGCAGATGTGGTTGGCGGTAACCCACTTGGGTTTCCTGATTATGAAGGCAAGCTAGAAAAAGACCGTGAAAAAACGGGATTAAAAGAAGCCTGCGTTTCAGGAGAAGGAGAAATGAGTGGCTACTCTGTCGTACTAGCAGTCATGGACCCTGATTTTCGTATGGCAAGCATGGGTGCTGCCGTTGGTGAAAAGCTAGCGCGAGCAGCTGAACGGGCGCTAGAAACAAAATACCCGCTTATTATCGTTGCGGCATCTGGTGGTGCGCGTATGCAAGAAGGCATGATTAGTTTGATGCAAATGGCAAAAACAAGTGCGGCCCTTGAACGGCTAGATCGAAATGGCGGTCTATTTATTTCTGTCATGACCCATCCAACAACAGGAGGCGTCTCCGCTAGTTTTGCTTCACTAGGGGATTATAATTTTGCAGAGCCAAAAGCGTTGGTCGGATTTGCTGGGCGTCGAATCATTGAACAAACGATACGAGAAGAGCTTCCAGAAGATTTTCAAACTGCCGAATTCTTATTAGAGCATGGGCAATTAGATCGAGTGATCCCGCGACTTGAAATGAAAGAGACGCTAACAACCGTGTTGGCAATTCACCAGTAG
- a CDS encoding NADP-dependent malic enzyme, which translates to MHRVNQGKLESKAKVPVKDARDLSLAYSPGVAEPCKEIFEDVESVYEYTMKGNMVAVVSNGTAVLGLGNIGPEASLPVMEGKAVLFKSFAGVDAFPICLRSNDVDEIVNTVKMLEPTFGGVNLEDIAAPDCFVIEERLKKETNIPIFHDDQHGTAIVTLAGLINALKLSGKKLSEIKVVANGAGAAGIAIIKLMLRMGVRDIVMCDTKGAIYEGRPYGMNGVKEQVAKRTNPNKQEGQLEDVIKDADVFIGVSVAGAVTKEMVESMNVDPIIFAMANPVPEIMPEDAKAAGASVIGTGRSDFPNQVNNVLAFPGIFRGALDVRATHINEEMKVAAVYAIANLVDEKDLTADYVIPAPFDPRVAPAVAAAVAKKAMETGVSRVKVDPEEVAEKTRQLTIID; encoded by the coding sequence ATGCACCGTGTTAATCAAGGGAAATTAGAATCAAAAGCAAAGGTACCTGTTAAAGATGCTCGAGATTTGAGTCTAGCTTACTCCCCGGGAGTAGCGGAACCTTGTAAGGAAATTTTTGAAGATGTTGAATCGGTTTATGAATATACAATGAAAGGCAACATGGTTGCGGTAGTTAGTAACGGTACCGCGGTACTTGGACTGGGGAATATTGGTCCTGAAGCATCATTACCAGTAATGGAAGGAAAAGCAGTTTTATTTAAATCATTCGCTGGCGTGGATGCATTTCCTATTTGCTTGCGTTCAAATGATGTGGATGAGATTGTCAATACTGTTAAAATGCTGGAGCCAACATTCGGCGGCGTTAATTTAGAAGACATTGCAGCGCCTGATTGCTTTGTTATTGAAGAACGTTTAAAGAAAGAAACGAATATCCCGATTTTCCATGACGACCAGCATGGAACAGCAATTGTTACCCTAGCTGGATTAATTAATGCGTTAAAATTAAGCGGGAAAAAGCTTTCTGAAATCAAAGTTGTTGCGAACGGAGCTGGAGCAGCAGGAATCGCCATTATTAAGCTGATGCTCCGTATGGGCGTTCGTGATATTGTGATGTGCGATACGAAAGGTGCGATTTATGAAGGTCGTCCATATGGAATGAACGGCGTTAAAGAGCAAGTTGCAAAGCGTACCAATCCGAATAAGCAAGAAGGACAATTAGAAGACGTTATTAAAGATGCAGATGTCTTTATTGGTGTATCTGTTGCTGGAGCTGTAACAAAAGAAATGGTTGAAAGTATGAACGTCGACCCAATTATTTTTGCAATGGCGAATCCAGTGCCAGAAATTATGCCAGAAGACGCGAAAGCAGCTGGCGCATCTGTTATTGGAACAGGTCGTTCAGATTTTCCAAACCAAGTGAATAACGTACTTGCATTCCCTGGAATTTTTAGAGGGGCATTAGATGTACGAGCTACGCATATAAATGAAGAGATGAAAGTCGCAGCTGTTTATGCCATTGCAAACTTAGTTGATGAAAAAGACTTAACAGCTGACTATGTCATTCCTGCACCATTTGATCCTCGCGTTGCCCCAGCAGTTGCAGCTGCTGTTGCGAAAAAAGCAATGGAGACAGGTGTATCAAGAGTGAAAGTTGATCCAGAAGAGGTTGCGGAGAAAACAAGACAGTTGACGATCATCGATTAA